A DNA window from Alkalibacter saccharofermentans DSM 14828 contains the following coding sequences:
- the acpP gene encoding acyl carrier protein has translation MIKEKVIEILVDELGVDAEEVVESANIQDDLGADSLAIVEIVMAFEDEFDIKIPEEDAAKMITVKDIIDYLEKEVG, from the coding sequence ATGATTAAAGAAAAAGTAATTGAAATTCTTGTAGATGAACTGGGAGTAGACGCTGAAGAAGTAGTGGAAAGCGCGAATATTCAAGACGATTTAGGAGCTGATTCTTTGGCTATAGTTGAAATCGTAATGGCATTCGAAGACGAATTCGACATCAAGATACCTGAAGAAGATGCTGCAAAAATGATCACAGTAAAAGACATCATCGACTACCTGGAAAAAGAAGTAGGCTAA
- the fabV gene encoding enoyl-ACP reductase FabV has product MIIQPAIKSNICVRVHPLGCKENVRRQIEFVKQSGEFKGPKTALIIGGSSGYGLASRIALGFGCKTNTVNVSFEMEPRGATRTGTAGWWNNIFFQQFAKEEGLSFKDFVGDAFSFEMKEVVVDYIKKKYGKIDLLIYSLASNRRTDPRDGVTYKSVLKSIGDEVRGYSIDITSLSLKEEIMEPATEEEINNTIKVMGGEDWQMWVEMLSEAGVLADDFKTIAYTYLGSPATYPIYKDGTIGQAKKHLEQTAAALDNIVKEKYNGEALISSSKAIVTKASIYIPIFPVYGAILYKVMKKHGTHEGEIEQKYRFFKEMIYGNERITDEESRVRPDNLEMDEQVQSEVEDILKSVSNENVREITDIEGFIDDFMKINGFNFDNVDYDEDVDLEELAKLELL; this is encoded by the coding sequence ATGATAATACAACCTGCGATAAAAAGCAATATCTGCGTCAGGGTACACCCTTTAGGGTGCAAGGAAAATGTGCGAAGACAAATTGAGTTTGTAAAACAATCCGGAGAGTTCAAAGGACCAAAGACCGCGCTTATAATAGGAGGGTCATCGGGATACGGTTTAGCCAGCAGGATCGCTCTTGGCTTTGGGTGCAAGACCAACACCGTTAACGTATCATTTGAGATGGAGCCAAGAGGAGCCACTAGGACAGGGACTGCCGGTTGGTGGAACAACATCTTTTTTCAACAGTTTGCAAAGGAAGAGGGCCTTTCTTTCAAGGATTTTGTTGGGGATGCCTTTTCTTTTGAGATGAAAGAGGTGGTGGTGGACTATATAAAGAAGAAATACGGCAAAATCGATCTTTTAATATACAGTCTGGCTTCAAACAGAAGAACTGATCCCAGGGACGGGGTTACTTATAAATCCGTTCTCAAGAGCATTGGCGATGAGGTAAGGGGATATTCCATTGATATAACAAGCCTTTCCCTTAAAGAAGAAATAATGGAACCTGCTACTGAAGAAGAAATTAATAATACCATAAAGGTAATGGGTGGAGAAGACTGGCAGATGTGGGTAGAAATGCTCTCAGAAGCGGGAGTTCTAGCTGATGACTTCAAGACTATAGCTTATACCTATCTTGGATCGCCGGCGACGTATCCCATATACAAAGACGGCACCATCGGTCAGGCTAAAAAGCATTTAGAGCAGACAGCGGCAGCGCTTGACAATATAGTAAAAGAGAAGTACAACGGGGAAGCCCTGATATCTTCAAGCAAGGCCATCGTCACTAAGGCGAGCATTTACATTCCGATTTTCCCGGTATATGGTGCGATACTCTACAAGGTGATGAAAAAGCACGGAACCCACGAAGGGGAAATAGAGCAGAAGTACAGGTTCTTTAAGGAAATGATATACGGCAATGAGCGGATAACCGACGAAGAGAGCAGAGTGCGTCCTGACAATTTGGAGATGGACGAACAGGTTCAAAGTGAAGTTGAAGATATACTAAAGTCCGTCAGCAACGAAAATGTAAGAGAGATAACGGACATAGAAGGATTTATAGATGACTTCATGAAGATAAACGGATTTAATTTTGACAATGTGGATTATGACGAGGACGTTGATTTAGAAGAACTTGCTAAGCTGGAGTTGCTTTAA
- a CDS encoding ATP-dependent RecD-like DNA helicase has translation MEKLSGYIENVIYHNEQNNFTVMELDCGGNLVTVTGSFPTLNPGEYITVKGAWSEHPSFGVQLKAHSFKVEIPETVAGMEKYLASGLITGIGEKKARLLVERFKEDVLDIIRYNPDRLTEVEGIGKKTASMISESFNEHREVMDIIMFLGEYGISSSMAMRVYKVYRDNTISVIKENPYKLIRDVPGIGFKLADEIAMSMGVEQFSPFRVMAGIKHMLQSCYNDGNMYMEEEELVYKSASVLDISEDLAYDNVEDLVLQGDIKLETIEDKRVYYTIPLFKAEESVAEMTVRISRHRYENEIINVDKIISSYERQNDIELDEAQKNAVKAAVENGVVIITGGPGTGKTTIIKCILEIFQQLDYDIALAAPTGRAAKRMSEATGFEAKTIHRMLEFGYSENEAEQTFDKNEENPLEYDVVIVDEASMIDILLMNHLLKAIRLGTRLILVGDINQLPSVGPGNVLKDIIDSNQVSLVVLNKIFRQAQESMIVVNAHKINNGEMPMVNDKEKDFYFINCNTGEKVRKTILDICTHRLKNYNGYDFFEDIQVVTPMKKGAAGINELNKLLQLNLNPPSPDKEERTFMSTVYREGDKVMQIKNNYNIEWLDLNTQEEGQGVFNGDIGIIKKINQQGKNATVIFDDDKQVIYSFEQMDELILSYAITVHKSQGSEFKVVVMPVFQGPRMLLNRNLLYTAITRGKELVVLVGHRTYLKAMIENINTVMRKTGLRDRIRAHAIMED, from the coding sequence ATGGAAAAACTGTCCGGTTACATAGAAAACGTAATATATCACAACGAACAGAATAATTTTACCGTAATGGAATTAGACTGTGGGGGCAATCTGGTAACGGTAACGGGAAGCTTCCCAACCCTTAACCCGGGAGAGTACATAACAGTGAAGGGTGCATGGAGCGAGCACCCCTCTTTTGGCGTGCAGCTTAAGGCCCATAGCTTTAAGGTGGAGATACCGGAGACTGTCGCCGGGATGGAAAAATATCTTGCTTCAGGGCTCATAACAGGCATCGGAGAGAAAAAGGCCAGGCTGCTGGTGGAGCGGTTCAAGGAAGATGTGCTGGATATAATAAGGTACAATCCGGACAGGCTGACTGAAGTGGAAGGGATAGGCAAAAAAACCGCCAGCATGATAAGCGAATCCTTCAACGAGCACAGAGAGGTCATGGACATCATAATGTTTCTTGGGGAGTACGGAATATCCTCTTCCATGGCGATGAGGGTGTACAAGGTGTATCGGGACAATACCATATCGGTTATCAAGGAAAACCCCTACAAGCTGATACGCGATGTCCCGGGAATCGGATTCAAGCTGGCAGATGAAATAGCAATGAGCATGGGCGTAGAGCAATTTTCTCCCTTTAGGGTGATGGCGGGCATCAAGCATATGCTTCAAAGCTGCTATAACGATGGAAACATGTATATGGAAGAAGAGGAGCTTGTCTATAAATCCGCTTCCGTGTTGGATATTTCAGAAGATCTCGCCTATGACAATGTTGAAGATCTTGTCCTGCAAGGGGATATAAAACTTGAAACAATTGAGGACAAGAGAGTTTACTACACGATTCCTCTCTTCAAGGCGGAGGAAAGCGTGGCGGAAATGACTGTCAGGATTTCCAGACACAGATACGAAAATGAGATCATAAACGTAGATAAAATAATATCCAGCTATGAGAGGCAAAACGACATAGAGCTTGATGAAGCGCAAAAAAATGCGGTTAAGGCCGCGGTTGAAAACGGCGTGGTCATAATAACGGGAGGGCCGGGCACAGGCAAGACAACGATAATAAAGTGCATACTTGAGATATTTCAGCAGCTTGATTACGATATAGCCCTAGCAGCTCCCACCGGAAGAGCTGCTAAAAGGATGAGCGAGGCCACCGGATTTGAAGCTAAGACCATTCACAGGATGCTGGAATTTGGATATTCTGAGAACGAAGCGGAACAGACCTTTGATAAGAACGAAGAAAATCCACTGGAATATGACGTTGTTATCGTAGATGAGGCATCGATGATAGACATACTTCTGATGAACCATCTTTTAAAGGCCATCAGACTTGGCACAAGGCTTATTCTGGTAGGAGATATTAACCAGCTTCCGTCAGTAGGTCCGGGAAATGTTTTAAAGGACATAATAGACAGCAATCAGGTCAGCCTGGTTGTCCTCAACAAGATATTCAGGCAGGCCCAAGAGAGCATGATAGTAGTAAATGCCCATAAGATAAATAATGGGGAGATGCCCATGGTAAACGACAAGGAAAAAGACTTTTACTTTATCAACTGCAATACGGGGGAAAAGGTGCGAAAGACCATATTAGACATATGCACCCACAGGCTTAAAAATTACAACGGCTACGATTTTTTTGAAGATATACAGGTGGTAACCCCCATGAAAAAAGGAGCCGCCGGCATCAATGAGCTGAATAAGCTCTTGCAGCTTAACTTAAACCCACCCTCCCCGGACAAGGAGGAACGGACGTTCATGTCTACGGTATACAGGGAAGGGGATAAGGTGATGCAGATCAAGAACAATTACAATATAGAATGGCTTGATTTAAATACCCAGGAAGAGGGCCAAGGGGTTTTTAACGGAGATATCGGCATAATAAAAAAGATAAATCAACAAGGTAAAAATGCTACCGTAATCTTTGACGATGACAAACAGGTAATATATTCATTTGAACAAATGGACGAACTGATACTCTCTTATGCAATTACCGTTCATAAAAGCCAGGGAAGCGAGTTCAAGGTAGTGGTGATGCCCGTATTTCAAGGGCCGAGAATGCTTCTTAACAGAAATCTCCTTTATACAGCTATCACAAGGGGCAAGGAACTTGTTGTTCTGGTGGGACATAGAACCTACTTAAAGGCTATGATAGAAAACATAAACACTGTGATGAGAAAAACTGGGCTTCGGGACAGAATCAGAGCCCATGCCATTATGGAGGACTAA
- the accD gene encoding acetyl-CoA carboxylase, carboxyltransferase subunit beta codes for MFKFFGKQKNFSSSQFKQKEVPDKLYNKCESCSEMVYYQDLEQNKHVCPKCGHHFPLKAYARIELTVDFGTFREFNKLMKTKNVLEFPGYVDKLEKAAKQSGIKEAVVTGYGDIHGKRCVLCAMDSSFMMGSMGSIVGEKITRAVEKSMKHRLPLVIYCASGGARMQEGIVSLMQMAKVSAALKKHSEMGLLYVCVLTHPTTGGVTASFAMLGDIILAEPGALIGFAGPRVIKQTIRQELPEGFQSAEFLQDHGFVDKVVSRNDMRKTLHRILKIHGGE; via the coding sequence ATGTTTAAATTTTTTGGAAAGCAAAAGAATTTCAGCTCTAGTCAGTTCAAACAAAAAGAGGTTCCGGATAAATTATACAACAAATGCGAGAGCTGCTCCGAAATGGTATATTATCAGGATTTGGAGCAAAACAAGCATGTATGCCCAAAATGCGGACATCATTTCCCCTTAAAAGCGTATGCCCGAATCGAGCTTACTGTAGATTTTGGGACCTTTAGAGAATTTAACAAATTGATGAAAACAAAAAATGTCCTTGAATTCCCCGGCTACGTAGATAAATTGGAAAAAGCCGCAAAACAGTCTGGAATAAAAGAAGCGGTGGTAACAGGCTATGGAGATATCCATGGAAAAAGATGTGTATTATGTGCTATGGATTCCAGTTTCATGATGGGCAGCATGGGAAGCATCGTCGGCGAAAAAATTACCCGGGCTGTTGAAAAATCAATGAAGCACAGACTCCCTCTGGTCATATACTGCGCCTCCGGCGGAGCCAGGATGCAGGAGGGCATCGTGTCTCTCATGCAAATGGCAAAGGTCAGCGCCGCCCTTAAAAAACACTCAGAAATGGGGCTTTTATACGTATGCGTCCTCACCCACCCAACTACCGGTGGCGTGACGGCCAGCTTTGCAATGCTAGGGGATATTATTTTGGCAGAACCTGGAGCTCTCATAGGCTTTGCCGGTCCTAGAGTAATCAAACAGACTATTCGCCAGGAACTGCCTGAAGGTTTCCAAAGCGCCGAGTTCCTGCAGGATCACGGATTCGTGGACAAGGTAGTAAGTAGAAACGACATGCGAAAGACTTTGCACAGGATCCTTAAGATCCATGGAGGTGAATGA
- the accC gene encoding acetyl-CoA carboxylase biotin carboxylase subunit, whose product MTHFNRVLIANRGEIAVRIIRACKEMNIETVAVYSTADKDSLHAALADYAICIGTGSPKDSYLNLERIMSTAVTLGVDAIHPGYGFLSENSRFAKMCEECGIIFIGPDSDAILNMGNKSTARELMKSSGVPVIPGSDGLIHDMDQALVVAKEIGFPVIIKASMGGGGKGMRIVNTFEDLSRFIDQAKNEAQNAFGDSSIYIEKYITESRHVEFQILADKHGNTIHLFDRECSIQRNNQKMIEEAPSSYISDVMRKNMGDSAVLAAKAIDYNSAGTVEFLVDNDNNYYFIEMNTRIQVEHPTTEMVTGIDLIKEQIKIARGDKLTINQEDVIIRGHSIECRINAEDPDNHFAPSAGTITDLHLPGGNGVRVDTHLYPGYKIPVYYDSMLCKIICWGNDRSEAIQKMKVALDELVVSGIKTNTSLQKRILSHPDFLAGEFNTNFVNKIIG is encoded by the coding sequence ATGACGCATTTTAACCGTGTCCTGATAGCCAACCGTGGGGAGATAGCAGTCAGGATCATAAGAGCCTGCAAGGAAATGAACATAGAAACCGTGGCAGTGTACTCCACTGCTGACAAAGACAGCCTACATGCTGCGCTTGCCGATTATGCCATATGCATAGGGACGGGATCCCCAAAGGACAGCTACCTTAATTTAGAACGAATCATGAGCACAGCCGTGACCCTGGGTGTTGACGCGATCCATCCCGGATACGGCTTTTTGTCCGAAAACAGCAGGTTCGCAAAGATGTGCGAAGAGTGCGGGATAATCTTTATAGGTCCCGATTCCGATGCCATCTTGAACATGGGCAACAAGTCAACCGCAAGAGAGCTGATGAAAAGCAGTGGGGTTCCAGTAATTCCCGGCTCAGACGGCCTTATCCACGACATGGACCAAGCTTTGGTAGTAGCCAAGGAAATAGGCTTTCCAGTAATAATCAAAGCTTCGATGGGTGGCGGCGGCAAGGGCATGCGGATAGTAAACACCTTTGAAGATTTGTCCAGATTTATCGATCAGGCCAAAAACGAAGCTCAAAACGCCTTTGGAGATTCTTCCATATATATAGAAAAATACATAACCGAATCTCGACATGTGGAGTTTCAAATCCTGGCAGATAAACACGGCAATACAATACACCTCTTCGACAGAGAGTGTTCCATACAAAGGAATAATCAAAAGATGATAGAGGAAGCCCCTTCATCCTACATAAGCGATGTTATGAGAAAAAACATGGGCGACAGTGCAGTATTGGCCGCAAAAGCCATTGACTATAATAGTGCCGGAACAGTGGAGTTCTTGGTGGACAACGACAACAACTATTATTTTATAGAAATGAACACTCGGATACAGGTGGAACATCCCACCACCGAAATGGTTACGGGAATAGACCTTATCAAAGAGCAGATTAAAATAGCCCGTGGTGACAAGCTGACAATAAATCAAGAGGACGTAATCATCAGAGGCCACTCCATAGAATGCAGGATAAACGCCGAGGACCCGGACAACCACTTTGCTCCAAGCGCAGGAACCATAACCGACTTGCACCTTCCTGGAGGAAACGGAGTTAGGGTCGATACCCACCTTTACCCCGGATATAAAATCCCTGTTTATTATGATTCCATGCTATGCAAGATTATTTGCTGGGGCAATGATAGATCTGAGGCCATCCAAAAGATGAAAGTAGCCTTGGACGAACTGGTGGTATCAGGCATCAAGACAAATACAAGTCTCCAAAAGAGAATCCTCAGCCACCCTGATTTTCTTGCAGGAGAATTCAACACAAATTTTGTAAATAAAATAATCGGATAG
- a CDS encoding ComF family protein, whose product MLDILKEALFLENGRCPVCKRVLFFTEDHLCSKCVKGLEEVAGKVQGDDWENTSIEKVYAPYLYEGSIKDIVHLMKFGNRPGLCAFMGELVGEHISGFGHPDFEVIIPVPLHENSLKERGYNQSEMMAKGIFQKVSQISYPSPELDLKALVKVKDTLHQRDLNKSERLVNLKDAFEIKNPEAVRGRRVLLVDDVFTTGATVRACSKELLKAGAVKVSVGVLAGVEK is encoded by the coding sequence ATGTTAGATATCTTAAAGGAGGCTTTGTTTCTAGAAAACGGAAGATGCCCAGTGTGCAAGCGGGTACTTTTTTTCACAGAGGACCACCTTTGCAGCAAGTGCGTGAAAGGGTTGGAGGAAGTTGCAGGAAAGGTGCAGGGCGACGATTGGGAGAACACCTCGATTGAAAAGGTGTATGCTCCTTATCTATACGAAGGAAGCATAAAGGATATAGTGCACCTGATGAAATTCGGTAACAGACCCGGGCTTTGCGCCTTCATGGGAGAATTGGTAGGGGAGCATATCTCGGGGTTTGGGCACCCGGATTTTGAAGTGATCATACCTGTGCCCCTCCATGAAAATAGTCTGAAGGAAAGGGGCTACAACCAAAGCGAGATGATGGCAAAAGGGATATTTCAAAAGGTCTCGCAAATTTCGTACCCTTCCCCGGAATTGGATCTGAAGGCACTGGTAAAGGTAAAAGATACCCTCCATCAGAGAGATTTAAATAAAAGCGAGAGGCTGGTAAATCTCAAAGACGCTTTTGAAATAAAAAACCCCGAAGCAGTTCGGGGTCGAAGGGTTCTTTTGGTTGATGATGTTTTTACCACCGGTGCGACGGTACGTGCCTGTTCCAAAGAGCTTTTAAAGGCAGGGGCAGTCAAGGTGTCCGTGGGGGTGTTGGCTGGGGTAGAAAAATGA
- the accB gene encoding acetyl-CoA carboxylase biotin carboxyl carrier protein, giving the protein MDVNEIILLIDRLEKSTIGEFYLREDEFELNIIKNNPEDSVQTIIKEVSPSQLQQPAPSAAAQPIAPGTADVIPADNEVTVKSPLVGIYYESPTPDAPPFKKIGDYVKEGEVICILEAMKVFNEIKSPCEGKVKSVMVANQDIVEFDQPIMVIERTK; this is encoded by the coding sequence TTGGACGTTAATGAAATTATATTACTTATTGACCGATTAGAAAAGAGCACAATTGGAGAATTCTATTTAAGGGAAGATGAATTCGAACTAAATATCATAAAAAACAATCCTGAAGACTCTGTTCAAACTATTATAAAAGAGGTTTCACCCTCACAGCTTCAGCAACCTGCACCTTCAGCAGCAGCACAACCAATAGCTCCTGGGACTGCAGATGTCATCCCTGCAGACAATGAGGTTACGGTAAAATCTCCACTGGTAGGGATATACTACGAGTCACCCACACCGGATGCGCCTCCATTTAAAAAGATTGGCGATTACGTAAAGGAAGGCGAGGTAATTTGCATCCTTGAGGCGATGAAGGTATTCAACGAAATCAAAAGCCCCTGTGAAGGCAAGGTGAAATCAGTTATGGTTGCAAACCAGGATATCGTGGAATTCGACCAACCAATAATGGTTATAGAAAGGACGAAGTGA
- a CDS encoding beta-ketoacyl-ACP synthase III gives MKTSKIIAVGKALAQKTVTNDDLSALVDTNDQWIKSRTGIEQRRISVDESTTDLAYRASLDAMKNGNIDPNTIDMIIVATISPDSFMPSTASMLQYKLGINDRHVMAFDLNAACTGLIYGIQTAHKFIQTKTVKRALVVGAETLSRTLNWEDRSTCVLFGDGAGAVVLETSDTGIISDYTNSRGDVDMNLALPALPLRSPFTGENTCLPSWMSMNGAEIFKFATFAVKDSVDYVLNQADLDISDIKYIVPHQANERIIGKVAKVMGLPKDKFFINLMEHGNTSSASIGIALAEMMEKGLVAAGDKVILTGFGGGLTWGAILHEF, from the coding sequence TTGAAAACTTCAAAAATAATTGCCGTGGGAAAGGCTTTAGCCCAAAAGACTGTAACAAATGATGATTTGTCAGCTTTGGTGGATACCAACGATCAGTGGATAAAAAGCAGAACCGGCATTGAACAAAGACGCATCTCCGTTGATGAATCTACAACGGATTTAGCATACAGAGCATCTTTGGATGCAATGAAAAACGGCAACATTGACCCAAATACGATAGACATGATCATCGTAGCGACAATTTCACCGGACAGCTTTATGCCTTCTACGGCATCAATGCTCCAATACAAGCTGGGCATAAACGACAGACATGTTATGGCATTTGACCTTAACGCAGCTTGTACAGGGCTTATTTACGGAATTCAGACAGCACACAAGTTCATCCAGACGAAAACGGTCAAAAGAGCTCTTGTAGTCGGTGCAGAAACCCTATCCCGAACGCTTAATTGGGAGGATCGAAGCACCTGCGTTCTCTTCGGAGACGGAGCCGGAGCTGTAGTCTTGGAAACATCCGATACAGGAATAATTTCAGATTACACAAATTCCCGAGGAGATGTGGATATGAACCTTGCCCTGCCCGCATTGCCCCTTAGAAGCCCATTCACCGGTGAAAACACTTGCCTTCCTTCCTGGATGAGCATGAACGGCGCTGAAATATTCAAGTTTGCTACCTTCGCGGTAAAAGACAGCGTTGATTATGTACTCAATCAGGCAGACCTTGATATTTCAGACATTAAGTACATCGTTCCCCACCAGGCCAACGAAAGAATAATCGGGAAAGTGGCCAAAGTAATGGGACTTCCCAAAGATAAGTTCTTTATAAACCTGATGGAGCACGGCAACACATCATCGGCAAGCATAGGCATAGCTTTAGCAGAAATGATGGAAAAAGGACTTGTGGCTGCCGGAGACAAAGTGATACTTACCGGCTTTGGGGGTGGACTTACATGGGGAGCCATCTTGCATGAATTCTGA
- a CDS encoding acetyl-CoA carboxylase carboxyltransferase subunit alpha — translation MDKNKILLDEELQKVKHDPWENVNIARSNERPTSKDYIDTIFDHFIEFHGDRAYGDDASTIGGIAMLNDIPVTVIGQQKGRDLDENLKRNFAMPYPEGYRKALRLMKQAEKFNRPVICFVDTPGAYCGLGAEERGQGHAIANNLFEISELKVPVISVVIGEGGSGGALALSVGDQIWMMEYAIYSILSPEGFASILWKDSAKAKEAAELMKLTSFDLFNLNIADKIVPEPSGGVTMKGPYLECMQYLKDLLVSEVRSLKAMPVKNLLKKRYQKYRNIGI, via the coding sequence ATGGATAAAAACAAAATCCTCTTGGATGAAGAACTTCAAAAGGTAAAACACGACCCTTGGGAAAACGTAAATATCGCCAGGTCAAACGAAAGGCCTACTTCCAAGGATTATATCGACACTATTTTCGATCATTTCATAGAGTTTCACGGAGATAGGGCATACGGCGACGACGCTTCCACCATCGGGGGAATCGCAATGCTAAACGACATCCCAGTCACTGTAATAGGTCAGCAAAAAGGCCGTGACCTGGATGAAAACCTGAAGAGAAATTTCGCCATGCCTTATCCTGAAGGCTACAGAAAGGCATTAAGGCTCATGAAACAGGCAGAAAAGTTTAATAGACCTGTCATATGTTTTGTTGACACTCCGGGGGCATACTGCGGACTTGGAGCGGAAGAGCGGGGTCAGGGGCATGCAATTGCCAACAATCTCTTTGAAATATCCGAACTCAAGGTTCCCGTCATAAGCGTGGTAATCGGAGAAGGAGGAAGCGGTGGAGCTTTGGCCCTTAGCGTAGGAGACCAAATATGGATGATGGAATATGCCATCTATTCCATACTCTCTCCGGAAGGCTTTGCCAGCATACTCTGGAAAGACAGCGCCAAAGCAAAGGAAGCGGCGGAGCTCATGAAGCTGACATCTTTTGATCTTTTCAACCTTAATATAGCTGACAAGATAGTTCCGGAGCCTTCCGGTGGCGTTACTATGAAGGGACCCTACCTTGAGTGCATGCAATATCTTAAAGATCTTCTTGTTAGCGAGGTTCGCTCGCTGAAGGCCATGCCGGTAAAAAATCTCTTGAAGAAACGTTATCAAAAGTATAGAAATATCGGTATATAA